In Synechocystis sp. PCC 6714, the following are encoded in one genomic region:
- a CDS encoding PAS domain S-box protein: MNFAITPREVIAKAIQWSCLCLSEHLDATAALAHWHHYVQRPREQQGDATTFPPWALVLDNTGQLVGLLPDWQLTAALWTEHFSPAIALGKLCLPCPLSLDLANLPSLGEIVEIFSTWGRGWDVLPIADRQHQTWGLLSIGNLIRQVNLCQLWQNLSLQGIAPPPLVLAPETTLREFARHSFEQQISTFPIVYSSPLLPAAALQIPLGNVSLSYYFRANNYGSLVLDNAIGPDLSATFPLCTIDQTYCHARELLRKQDNDHVIVTYISGGFAGWVGPEQWLATLQPDVLLEALQREMEIPRIIQHLEARIVWQQQQQQRNQHLIQKLLSHNPNLIYLYDLIRNEIIYLNLPASLVDNASPTDEASDGNLIPNPLLNSEPWQNFLLPVGHFSKQNLVELQAHEKKEFHFEFTDTRRSVHYFTVEISAFEIDGTGKTSKILCIAQDISHGKRAEAALQAREKQLQTLVNTIADGIVILDHDDKVIYANPMACRMFGLSKEEFLHSQLGLSSQSQAEIGINVSPEEEGVGEIKAVPIHWQGEDCRLVTVRDVTDRQRVLRQLRESERGYRGLLEALPNLVWRLSPEGQVWECNKRTLTYFGRRGKQILGNTWQQFLAPEQREMAQKQWQDGLAGGKFFQLECRLRRNDGEYRWQLFQVLPLEDNFGGISGWLASSTDIEDLKRAEKTLRSQAQQEKLLSLISQRIRESLKLETILRTTVTEVRRTIRADRVLIYRIQENGLGTTVAESVTGGHPSVMAMDLDPESFPVECYQRYLNGYIYASTERLPDCAATCATNCFTVAESKSRIVAPIVFDHRLWGLLIVHQCSAPRPWQAAEIQLMQSLGNQLAIAIQQSLLYERLQEELSERQRAEQKLLEVNQLQKGIFDVANYMIISTDSRGLISTFNRTAEEILGYAASELIGKQTPLIFHDFEEMARQASQLSQQLGQSLEPNSIDMFALPAIQWGVYEKEWTYITKSGDRLPVHISITALRDDQGNLDGLVGVISDLRRQKQIEQEKENLDFVVKNSTELIVITDLKQKITFLNQAGQSLIGLENLETAPSTLLTTYLSPEYLNFWQEEIIPQVFRSGAWEGEFSFQDCQTGREIPVTASVFLLQDADGQHSSSLVAIAHDITHIKNAEKRILSALEAEKDLGELRSRFISTTSHEFRTPLAIISSSTGILKKYWPRLENRKLDEHLGRIEESVKHMVQLLDDVLTINRAEANYLEFAPHPQNLIQFCRNITDELQSSTEHHHLQFSYDGFSAEEIVAFDPKLLRRILTNLLSNAIKYSPHGAPVEFHCQRRGNSGVFSVRDYGIGIDAEEMPNLFDSFFRAKNVGSIPGTGLGLSIVKKSVELHGGAIAITSELGQGSCFEVDLPLWHD; encoded by the coding sequence ATGAATTTTGCCATCACCCCGAGGGAGGTCATTGCCAAAGCTATTCAATGGTCTTGTCTTTGTCTGTCCGAGCATTTGGATGCCACAGCGGCCCTGGCCCATTGGCACCATTATGTCCAACGGCCTCGGGAACAACAGGGGGACGCAACAACCTTTCCCCCCTGGGCCTTGGTGCTGGATAATACGGGTCAATTGGTGGGTTTATTGCCGGATTGGCAACTGACAGCCGCCCTCTGGACCGAACATTTCTCTCCGGCGATCGCCTTGGGTAAATTATGTTTACCCTGTCCCCTGAGCTTAGACCTAGCTAATTTGCCTAGCCTAGGGGAAATTGTGGAGATTTTTAGTACCTGGGGCCGTGGCTGGGACGTGTTGCCCATCGCTGACCGTCAGCATCAAACCTGGGGTTTGCTGAGCATCGGCAATCTCATTCGCCAAGTGAATCTTTGTCAACTGTGGCAAAATCTTTCCCTCCAGGGCATTGCCCCGCCCCCTCTTGTTTTAGCACCGGAAACCACCCTCAGGGAATTTGCCCGCCACAGCTTTGAGCAACAAATTTCCACCTTTCCAATTGTTTATTCTTCCCCCCTATTACCCGCCGCTGCTCTCCAAATTCCCCTGGGGAACGTCAGTCTCAGCTATTACTTCCGGGCTAACAATTATGGCTCCCTGGTCTTGGATAATGCCATTGGCCCCGATCTCAGTGCCACCTTTCCTCTCTGCACCATTGACCAAACCTATTGCCATGCCAGGGAACTACTCCGCAAACAAGATAACGACCATGTGATTGTCACCTACATCAGTGGTGGTTTTGCCGGTTGGGTGGGCCCCGAGCAATGGCTTGCCACCCTCCAACCCGATGTATTGCTGGAAGCTTTGCAGAGGGAAATGGAAATTCCCCGCATTATCCAGCATTTAGAGGCCCGCATAGTTTGGCAACAGCAACAGCAACAACGCAATCAACATTTAATCCAGAAATTACTCAGTCATAATCCTAATCTCATTTACCTATACGACCTGATCCGCAATGAAATTATTTACCTGAATCTACCGGCAAGTTTAGTAGATAATGCTTCCCCAACGGATGAGGCCTCCGACGGCAATCTAATTCCCAATCCCCTACTAAATTCTGAGCCATGGCAGAATTTTCTCCTGCCTGTGGGCCACTTTTCTAAGCAAAACCTGGTGGAACTCCAGGCCCATGAGAAAAAGGAATTTCATTTTGAATTTACCGATACTAGGCGATCGGTGCATTATTTCACAGTGGAAATTTCTGCTTTTGAAATCGATGGCACCGGCAAAACTAGTAAGATTCTATGCATTGCCCAAGACATCAGCCATGGCAAAAGGGCCGAAGCGGCACTCCAGGCAAGGGAAAAACAACTACAAACCTTGGTCAATACCATTGCTGATGGCATTGTTATTCTGGACCATGATGATAAGGTAATCTATGCCAATCCCATGGCCTGCCGGATGTTTGGTCTGAGTAAGGAAGAGTTTTTGCATTCCCAATTGGGTTTATCTAGCCAGAGTCAGGCGGAAATTGGCATTAATGTTTCCCCAGAAGAGGAAGGGGTAGGGGAAATTAAGGCGGTGCCTATCCACTGGCAGGGGGAAGATTGCCGCCTGGTAACGGTGCGGGATGTGACCGATCGCCAACGGGTATTGAGACAGTTGCGGGAAAGTGAACGGGGATACCGCGGCTTGCTAGAAGCTTTGCCTAATTTAGTCTGGCGACTATCTCCGGAGGGTCAGGTGTGGGAGTGCAATAAGCGGACCCTGACCTATTTCGGCCGGCGGGGTAAACAAATTTTGGGCAATACTTGGCAACAGTTCCTCGCACCGGAACAACGGGAGATGGCGCAAAAACAATGGCAGGATGGGCTGGCTGGGGGAAAATTTTTTCAACTGGAATGCCGTCTGCGGAGGAATGATGGAGAATACCGTTGGCAATTATTTCAGGTCTTGCCCCTCGAAGATAATTTCGGCGGCATCAGTGGCTGGCTAGCTAGTAGTACGGACATTGAAGACCTCAAACGGGCGGAAAAAACCCTGCGTAGTCAGGCCCAACAGGAAAAACTTTTATCCCTGATCAGCCAAAGGATCCGCGAATCTCTCAAGCTAGAGACGATTCTCCGCACCACTGTGACGGAAGTACGCCGCACCATCCGAGCTGACCGAGTTTTGATTTATCGCATCCAGGAAAATGGCCTAGGTACCACCGTCGCCGAATCCGTCACTGGCGGCCATCCTTCGGTGATGGCCATGGATCTAGACCCAGAAAGTTTCCCGGTGGAGTGCTACCAACGCTACCTCAATGGTTACATCTACGCTTCCACTGAGCGCTTACCAGACTGCGCCGCCACCTGTGCGACCAACTGTTTCACCGTGGCGGAATCCAAGTCCAGAATAGTGGCTCCCATTGTCTTTGACCATCGCCTCTGGGGTCTCTTAATTGTGCACCAATGCTCTGCTCCCCGCCCCTGGCAAGCAGCGGAAATCCAGTTAATGCAAAGCCTCGGCAACCAGTTGGCGATCGCCATTCAACAATCATTACTGTACGAGCGCCTACAGGAAGAACTATCAGAAAGGCAAAGGGCGGAGCAAAAACTTTTGGAAGTTAACCAACTGCAGAAGGGAATTTTTGATGTGGCCAACTACATGATTATTTCCACAGACAGTAGGGGGTTAATCAGCACTTTCAACCGCACGGCAGAGGAAATTTTAGGTTATGCAGCGTCGGAGCTCATCGGTAAACAAACCCCGTTAATTTTCCACGATTTTGAAGAAATGGCAAGGCAAGCCTCCCAACTTTCCCAACAGCTAGGGCAATCCCTAGAACCCAATTCCATCGACATGTTTGCCCTTCCCGCCATCCAATGGGGCGTCTATGAAAAGGAATGGACCTACATCACCAAAAGTGGCGATCGGCTACCGGTACATATCTCCATTACGGCCCTGAGGGATGACCAAGGTAACTTAGATGGTTTAGTGGGGGTAATCAGTGATTTGCGACGGCAAAAACAAATCGAACAGGAAAAGGAAAACCTGGATTTTGTGGTCAAAAATAGTACTGAGCTAATCGTGATCACTGACCTGAAGCAAAAAATTACTTTTCTCAACCAAGCGGGACAATCCCTGATCGGCCTAGAAAATCTGGAGACTGCCCCATCAACCCTTCTGACAACCTATCTCAGCCCTGAATATCTCAATTTTTGGCAAGAAGAAATTATCCCCCAGGTATTCCGTTCCGGTGCTTGGGAAGGGGAATTTAGCTTCCAAGATTGCCAAACTGGTCGAGAAATTCCCGTTACCGCTTCCGTTTTTCTTCTACAGGACGCCGATGGCCAACATTCCTCTAGCTTAGTGGCCATTGCCCACGACATTACCCATATCAAAAATGCCGAGAAACGTATTTTGTCTGCCCTAGAAGCGGAAAAAGACTTGGGAGAGTTACGTTCTCGCTTTATTTCCACGACTTCCCATGAATTTCGCACTCCCTTAGCCATTATCAGCTCATCCACCGGCATTCTGAAAAAATATTGGCCAAGGCTGGAGAACCGGAAACTCGATGAACACCTAGGGCGCATCGAAGAAAGTGTCAAACATATGGTGCAACTGTTGGATGACGTGCTTACCATCAACCGGGCCGAAGCCAACTACCTTGAATTTGCTCCCCACCCCCAAAATTTGATCCAATTCTGTCGCAATATCACGGATGAACTGCAAAGTAGCACCGAACATCACCATCTCCAATTCAGCTATGATGGCTTTAGTGCCGAGGAAATCGTCGCTTTTGACCCCAAACTATTAAGGCGAATTCTGACCAACCTACTCAGCAATGCCATCAAATATTCTCCCCATGGTGCCCCGGTGGAATTCCATTGCCAACGCCGGGGTAATAGTGGTGTTTTTTCCGTCCGGGACTATGGTATTGGCATTGATGCTGAAGAAATGCCTAACTTGTTTGATAGTTTTTTCCGGGCAAAAAATGTTGGTAGTATTCCCGGCACGGGTCTGGGGCTGTCCATTGTTAAAAAATCAGTGGAACTCCACGGTGGGGCGATCGCCATCACCAGTGAGCTAGGCCAAGGCAGTTGCTTTGAGGTGGATTTACCCCTCTGGCACGATTGA
- a CDS encoding curli production assembly/transport protein CsgE produces the protein MSRLLVRLTVLLFLSLLWLGGVKNPSLAESLPDRLEAYPQWSNLPSLEQRKGEIHYPPWLAGTWQVTSTLLEQSAPLAPQIVSPGFTKNSTYLQQPVQFLVKFVDQTPLPEFNWALSDLVKNATVIVPDRRFNAEAITQAYLGQDVNITVQVKEQPSPRLITVFPQHQRLVSTVLGHSQASPDPEEFLASELTNQQFIAGTSQYLNQVETTTAYHHVGPGKITASQITAVYLSPTDPDYFVARHRPIALYRYELTLEAVPEP, from the coding sequence TTGTCTAGATTGCTAGTTCGCTTAACGGTGTTGCTTTTTTTGAGTTTGCTGTGGCTGGGGGGAGTAAAAAACCCAAGTCTGGCGGAATCACTGCCCGACCGTTTGGAAGCCTATCCCCAATGGTCTAATTTGCCCAGCTTGGAGCAAAGAAAAGGGGAAATCCATTACCCCCCATGGTTGGCAGGTACCTGGCAGGTTACCAGTACCTTGCTCGAACAAAGTGCTCCCTTGGCTCCCCAAATTGTTAGCCCGGGTTTCACCAAAAACAGTACCTATCTGCAACAACCGGTGCAATTTCTAGTCAAATTCGTTGACCAAACCCCTTTGCCGGAATTCAACTGGGCCCTGTCTGACTTGGTCAAAAATGCCACGGTGATTGTACCCGATCGCCGTTTTAATGCCGAAGCCATCACCCAAGCTTATTTGGGGCAAGATGTGAACATTACAGTGCAGGTGAAAGAACAACCTAGTCCCCGCCTAATTACCGTTTTTCCCCAACACCAACGGCTAGTTTCCACTGTCCTTGGCCACAGCCAAGCCAGCCCCGACCCAGAAGAATTTCTTGCTAGTGAACTGACTAATCAACAATTCATTGCCGGCACTAGTCAATACCTCAACCAAGTGGAAACCACCACTGCTTACCACCACGTCGGCCCAGGTAAAATTACCGCCAGCCAAATTACCGCTGTTTACCTTTCCCCCACCGACCCCGATTATTTTGTCGCCCGCCATCGTCCCATTGCCCTCTACCGCTATGAACTTACCCTAGAAGCTGTGCCAGAACCATGA
- a CDS encoding ATP-dependent helicase — MHQLSPNLEQLRQSLRSSQRPLADWQGGEMAVSAVPGAGKSHSLSVAAAIAIAQHGLHNQERLLIVTYTRSAAAAIRGKVNQRLRSLGLPSLGFTVQTLHGLALSIALRHPEVSGLDPEQQTLISPNRGHGLIKETVERWRRENSKTYQALVEVGNFDGETTETLRRQAVLSTEVLPELTKIVVTEAKSSGLSPQDVGAMGRIAPGSELLLMGAGLFKQYQALMEAKNWIDYNDMILAALRVLEEPQLCRQWQEQFFGVFEDEAQDSSPLQEKLLTKLSQNVDGTIRLIRVGDPNQAINSSFTPADPVYFNRFCQRCQDLGRFATMDQAGRSNVKVIAAANFLLEWVNQDWQTRSNTSSKNNSFLPFRVQAIRPVEPGDPQPNPPATDKGVEIHFPKDINEEVEQIRRKLVPLLLANPQHNAAILVRENRQGRFVADHLREIEKDSPLRVLDVGDQDRNSRIPREIFDLLQFIDRPHSPDLLKGALTVLQERQLIPTQDLNALAAVPEQFLYPTPLMAPLSPSAIPAQGICRSLLKARLELPAYQLTAFLGLTLNYDGSDLATLQKLSERLQVQIQPERSLKNLLSALYTIVNDEQFEAIASDSDEKYTKPGQITIITMHKAKGLDWDYVFLPFLHQDTLPGDLWVPKGGQFLGQFTLAEVARAQIRTVVHHQQQQNSDAVVLPTTTMAWQEARQLKEAEEYRLLYVAMTRAKRLLWLSAGQQGPFAWNQIQARKSVKLQTKQPSPALLALQKRFGS, encoded by the coding sequence ATGCATCAGCTTTCCCCTAACTTAGAGCAACTACGCCAAAGCTTACGCAGTAGTCAACGACCATTAGCAGACTGGCAGGGGGGAGAAATGGCCGTTTCCGCTGTGCCTGGGGCCGGCAAGTCCCATAGCCTTTCCGTAGCGGCGGCGATCGCCATCGCCCAACATGGTTTACATAACCAAGAAAGATTATTAATTGTTACCTACACCCGCTCAGCGGCGGCGGCCATCAGGGGCAAGGTTAACCAACGTTTACGTTCTTTGGGTTTACCAAGCCTAGGTTTTACCGTGCAAACTCTCCATGGTTTAGCCCTGAGCATTGCCCTGAGACATCCGGAAGTGTCCGGGTTAGATCCGGAGCAACAAACTTTAATTTCCCCTAACCGGGGCCACGGTCTAATCAAAGAGACGGTGGAGCGGTGGCGACGGGAAAACAGTAAAACTTACCAAGCCTTGGTGGAAGTGGGCAATTTCGACGGAGAAACCACCGAAACTCTGCGGCGGCAGGCAGTGCTGAGCACGGAAGTTTTGCCGGAATTAACCAAAATTGTGGTTACGGAGGCTAAAAGTTCTGGCCTTTCCCCCCAGGATGTGGGCGCCATGGGTCGCATTGCTCCGGGCAGTGAACTGTTGCTGATGGGGGCTGGATTGTTTAAACAGTACCAGGCCCTAATGGAAGCCAAAAATTGGATTGACTACAACGACATGATTCTCGCGGCCCTACGGGTACTAGAGGAACCCCAACTTTGTCGTCAATGGCAGGAACAATTCTTCGGCGTTTTTGAAGATGAGGCCCAGGACTCTAGCCCCCTCCAAGAAAAATTATTAACCAAGTTGTCCCAAAATGTAGACGGCACCATCCGTTTGATTCGGGTGGGGGACCCCAACCAAGCTATTAACTCCAGCTTTACCCCCGCTGACCCCGTGTATTTCAACCGATTTTGCCAACGGTGCCAGGATTTGGGGCGTTTTGCCACCATGGACCAGGCGGGGCGCAGTAATGTAAAAGTTATTGCAGCAGCCAATTTTTTGCTGGAATGGGTTAACCAAGACTGGCAAACTCGGTCGAACACTAGTTCTAAAAACAATAGTTTCTTGCCCTTTCGGGTCCAAGCTATTCGTCCGGTGGAGCCTGGTGATCCCCAACCCAATCCCCCGGCCACGGACAAGGGGGTAGAAATTCATTTTCCCAAAGATATCAATGAGGAGGTGGAGCAAATTCGTCGCAAATTAGTGCCGCTGTTGTTAGCTAATCCCCAACATAATGCGGCCATTCTGGTGCGGGAAAATCGTCAGGGCCGTTTTGTTGCTGATCATCTGAGGGAAATTGAAAAAGATAGCCCGTTGAGGGTTCTAGATGTGGGGGATCAAGACCGCAATTCCCGCATACCAAGGGAAATTTTCGACTTATTGCAATTCATTGACCGCCCCCATTCTCCAGATCTGCTCAAGGGCGCATTGACGGTGTTGCAGGAACGGCAATTAATTCCCACCCAGGATTTAAACGCCTTGGCGGCGGTGCCGGAACAATTTCTTTACCCCACTCCACTCATGGCTCCCCTGTCCCCCAGTGCCATCCCCGCCCAGGGCATCTGCCGCAGTTTGCTCAAGGCCCGCCTGGAACTACCGGCCTATCAACTGACCGCCTTTTTGGGTCTGACCCTCAATTACGATGGTTCAGATTTAGCCACTCTCCAAAAACTATCGGAACGGTTGCAAGTGCAAATTCAGCCGGAGCGGTCCTTAAAAAATTTGCTTAGCGCACTCTATACCATTGTCAATGATGAACAATTCGAGGCGATCGCCAGCGATAGTGACGAAAAATACACCAAACCAGGGCAAATAACGATTATTACCATGCATAAAGCCAAGGGGTTGGATTGGGACTATGTTTTTCTCCCTTTTTTACACCAGGACACCCTCCCAGGGGATCTATGGGTACCCAAAGGGGGACAATTTTTGGGACAATTTACCCTAGCAGAAGTGGCCCGGGCCCAAATTCGCACTGTGGTACACCATCAACAGCAACAAAATTCCGATGCCGTGGTTTTGCCAACAACGACAATGGCCTGGCAGGAAGCCCGTCAGCTCAAGGAAGCGGAGGAATATCGTTTGCTCTACGTGGCTATGACCAGAGCCAAACGCCTACTGTGGTTATCCGCTGGCCAGCAAGGCCCCTTTGCCTGGAACCAAATCCAAGCGCGGAAATCGGTTAAATTACAGACAAAACAGCCCAGCCCAGCTCTACTCGCTTTGCAAAAGCGTTTTGGTTCCTAG
- a CDS encoding Fe2+-dependent dioxygenase: MIICIDRVLTKPQVTTIQQQLQTATFKEGRLTAGTFAQEVKDNEQAVIDLSLAALIDEIITPAIQNNTLFNAAIRPKKMRPCLLSRYLPGMAYGWHTDNALMGQGDHGSRSDVSLTLFLSDPESYGGGELVIDTGFGEQSFKLQAGSLVAYPATFLHRVTTVTAGERLAAVTWVESWVRSAQQREILFDLDTVQKSVFRKSGKTLEFDLLNKTYVNLLRQWME; this comes from the coding sequence ATGATTATTTGCATCGACCGGGTTCTCACAAAACCTCAAGTCACAACAATTCAACAGCAGTTACAAACTGCAACTTTTAAGGAGGGACGGTTGACCGCGGGGACTTTCGCCCAGGAGGTTAAAGACAATGAGCAAGCAGTGATTGACCTGTCCTTAGCGGCTCTTATCGACGAGATCATTACTCCAGCGATTCAAAATAATACCCTATTCAATGCGGCAATTCGTCCGAAGAAAATGCGTCCCTGTTTGCTTAGCCGTTATCTGCCTGGCATGGCCTACGGTTGGCATACGGACAATGCCTTGATGGGGCAGGGGGACCATGGTAGTCGCTCTGATGTTTCATTGACGTTATTTTTAAGTGATCCAGAATCCTATGGAGGGGGAGAATTAGTTATTGACACTGGTTTTGGAGAACAATCATTCAAGCTTCAGGCTGGCTCACTGGTAGCCTACCCCGCTACATTTTTGCATCGTGTCACAACTGTTACTGCCGGTGAGAGATTGGCCGCAGTGACATGGGTGGAAAGCTGGGTGCGATCGGCCCAACAGAGGGAAATATTATTTGATTTGGACACAGTACAAAAGTCTGTTTTTCGGAAATCTGGTAAAACCCTTGAGTTTGATTTACTGAATAAGACCTACGTTAATTTGCTTCGCCAATGGATGGAGTAA
- the hemB gene encoding porphobilinogen synthase: MQLVPRPRRLRRTEGLRRMVRETVLTVDDLIYPMFVMEGENRKQQVNAMPGCFRYSLDLLLTELEQITSLGIKAIALFPLIADDQKDNAGTESYNPQGLIPRAVRAIKQKFPQLVVITDIALDPYSSEGHDGIVKDGQILNDETVAVLVKQALVQAEAGADFVAPSDMMDGRIGAIRKALDKEGWINVGILAYSAKYASAYYGPFRDALDSAPKFGDKKTYQMDGGNAREALKEVDLDIFEGADMVMVKPALAYLDIICRIKSHTKLPVVAYNVSGEYAMVKAAAARGWIDGDKVMQETLISMKRAGADLILTYFAKDIAKQLCTNRIEL, encoded by the coding sequence ATGCAACTTGTCCCTAGGCCTCGACGGTTACGAAGAACAGAAGGACTGAGGAGAATGGTCCGGGAAACCGTGTTGACGGTCGATGACCTGATTTATCCTATGTTTGTCATGGAAGGGGAGAATAGAAAACAGCAGGTAAATGCTATGCCAGGATGTTTTCGCTATTCCCTAGACCTTTTGCTAACCGAGCTGGAGCAGATAACCAGTTTGGGTATTAAGGCGATCGCCCTTTTTCCCCTCATTGCCGATGACCAGAAAGATAATGCGGGCACTGAAAGCTACAATCCCCAGGGGCTAATTCCCCGGGCGGTGCGGGCCATCAAACAAAAGTTTCCTCAACTGGTGGTCATTACGGATATTGCCCTGGATCCCTACAGTAGTGAAGGCCATGATGGCATTGTGAAAGATGGACAAATTCTCAACGATGAAACAGTGGCGGTGTTGGTGAAACAGGCCCTAGTCCAGGCTGAGGCCGGGGCTGATTTTGTAGCCCCCTCGGACATGATGGATGGCCGCATTGGGGCTATTCGTAAAGCCCTAGATAAAGAGGGCTGGATCAATGTGGGTATCCTTGCCTACTCCGCCAAATACGCTTCTGCTTACTATGGTCCATTTCGGGATGCGTTAGATTCTGCCCCCAAGTTTGGGGACAAGAAAACCTACCAAATGGACGGGGGCAATGCCCGGGAAGCCCTCAAGGAAGTGGATCTCGATATTTTTGAAGGGGCGGATATGGTGATGGTCAAACCTGCTCTGGCCTATCTAGATATTATTTGTCGGATTAAATCTCATACTAAATTACCAGTGGTGGCCTACAACGTCAGCGGAGAATATGCCATGGTCAAGGCGGCGGCGGCCCGGGGATGGATCGACGGGGACAAGGTGATGCAGGAAACCCTCATCAGCATGAAACGAGCAGGGGCAGACCTAATTTTGACCTATTTTGCCAAGGATATTGCTAAGCAATTATGCACTAATCGGATTGAACTTTAA
- a CDS encoding transglutaminase family protein, with protein MATYRIEHYTEYNFNQSVYLRPHRLRLRPRSNGWQNLLTYNLTVDPLPTDLAEITTLDGNAEQKIWFTDPTKKLAISVESVIQTTMENPFNFLLEPWALKLPFDYPQSLAQQLRGYLVPYEGRLDPVAVELAQDIAHDCQRQPITFLQNLTQKLYEHCTYTVRAMGEPWEAGVTWRSREGSCRDLTVLFMEICRAMGLAARFVSGYEVGDPEINQWELHAWAEVYLPGAGWRGYDPTHGLAVGDRHIALVASAIPAYCSPVEGEVAPVKTFQETGSVVQSELATTVKINAMN; from the coding sequence ATGGCTACTTATCGCATCGAACATTACACCGAATATAACTTCAATCAGTCTGTTTATTTGCGTCCCCATCGCTTACGGTTAAGACCCCGCAGTAACGGTTGGCAGAATTTACTCACTTATAATTTGACCGTTGATCCCCTCCCCACTGATTTAGCAGAAATTACAACCTTGGACGGCAATGCGGAGCAAAAAATTTGGTTCACTGACCCTACGAAAAAACTCGCGATCTCCGTGGAATCTGTTATCCAAACCACCATGGAAAATCCGTTTAACTTTTTGCTGGAACCGTGGGCGTTAAAGTTACCGTTCGACTATCCCCAATCCTTGGCGCAACAACTGCGGGGTTATCTTGTGCCCTACGAAGGTCGTCTTGATCCGGTGGCGGTGGAGCTGGCTCAAGATATTGCCCACGATTGTCAACGGCAACCGATTACCTTTTTGCAAAATTTAACCCAAAAGTTATACGAACATTGTACCTATACAGTACGGGCAATGGGGGAACCTTGGGAAGCGGGGGTCACTTGGCGCAGTCGGGAAGGCTCCTGTCGAGATTTGACCGTGTTGTTTATGGAAATCTGTCGGGCTATGGGTTTGGCTGCTCGGTTTGTCAGTGGCTATGAAGTGGGGGATCCAGAAATTAATCAATGGGAACTGCATGCCTGGGCAGAAGTGTACTTACCAGGGGCCGGGTGGCGGGGCTATGATCCCACCCATGGTTTGGCCGTTGGCGATCGCCACATTGCTTTAGTGGCCAGTGCCATTCCAGCCTATTGCAGCCCAGTGGAGGGGGAAGTGGCCCCGGTCAAAACTTTTCAAGAAACAGGCTCAGTGGTGCAGTCAGAGTTGGCAACAACGGTAAAAATTAACGCCATGAATTAG
- a CDS encoding glycosyltransferase family 1 protein, translated as MLKVCVDATAIRGQLSGIGFYNLSLLQALNKLQYSQQFQGQFSLQIYYQPGFKDWLRGRWQKNNYLSEFDHCICLPLPVTLSDRLTSFPNPILNLLEQCLGQPNLIHGTDHYIFPSQQSINLLTIHDLTFLKFPQFVPPIVQRYHQRILRCLPFVHGILTFAENTKREIIEYYQFPPEKIFVTPQASRYQGLPPSPTTSPLAFELSNDSLSARIPYNFQLPYFLFVSTLEPRKNIVGLISAFNLFKKATKAPHQLVLIGQLGWKYEPILTAIANSPYGDQIHRLAYVSNQWLGMFYQQATAFVYPSFYEGFGLPVVEAMNFGLPIITSNGGSLPEVVGDNGVLVDPQDTHALALALKKIVSDPDWQNQLRQKSLARSKIFSWDNTARKTLEVYRVLSN; from the coding sequence ATGCTAAAAGTTTGTGTGGATGCCACAGCGATACGAGGTCAATTAAGCGGCATTGGCTTTTATAACCTCAGCCTGCTGCAGGCCTTAAATAAGTTGCAGTATAGTCAACAGTTCCAAGGACAGTTTTCCCTACAAATTTATTATCAACCAGGGTTCAAAGATTGGTTGCGGGGACGGTGGCAGAAAAATAATTATTTATCTGAATTTGATCACTGTATTTGCTTACCTCTGCCCGTCACCCTGAGCGATCGCCTAACAAGTTTTCCTAATCCTATTTTAAATTTGTTGGAACAATGTTTAGGTCAACCTAATTTGATCCATGGCACAGACCACTATATTTTCCCTAGTCAGCAGAGCATTAATTTGTTGACAATCCATGACTTAACTTTTCTCAAGTTTCCTCAATTTGTCCCCCCCATTGTCCAACGCTATCACCAAAGAATTTTACGCTGTTTACCTTTTGTCCATGGCATTCTAACCTTTGCTGAAAATACAAAAAGAGAAATTATTGAATATTATCAATTTCCTCCAGAAAAAATTTTTGTTACACCCCAAGCTAGCCGTTACCAAGGTTTGCCACCATCCCCAACAACATCGCCGCTGGCATTTGAGCTAAGTAATGATTCACTTTCTGCTAGAATTCCCTACAATTTCCAATTACCCTATTTCTTGTTTGTCAGCACCTTAGAACCCCGTAAAAACATCGTTGGTCTCATCTCCGCCTTCAACCTATTTAAAAAAGCTACCAAAGCTCCCCATCAATTAGTATTGATTGGTCAGTTGGGCTGGAAATATGAACCAATCCTAACGGCGATCGCCAATTCTCCCTATGGTGATCAAATCCATCGTTTAGCCTATGTTTCCAACCAATGGCTAGGGATGTTTTATCAGCAAGCTACAGCCTTCGTTTACCCATCTTTTTATGAAGGCTTTGGTCTGCCGGTGGTGGAGGCCATGAACTTTGGCCTACCGATAATCACTTCCAATGGTGGATCATTACCGGAAGTGGTAGGGGATAATGGGGTTTTGGTAGATCCTCAGGACACCCACGCATTGGCGTTAGCATTGAAAAAAATAGTTAGTGATCCAGATTGGCAGAATCAATTAAGACAAAAAAGTTTAGCTAGAAGTAAGATTTTTTCTTGGGATAATACAGCCAGAAAAACCCTAGAAGTTTACCGAGTTTTGTCAAACTAA